From Pseudomonas sp. G.S.17, the proteins below share one genomic window:
- a CDS encoding LysR family transcriptional regulator produces MNQRLPIDVLRALRSIVELGSVTRAAESLNLSQSAVSWKIKRLEKQLGRDLIRREGQRLVATNEGAELLIHARRILNSHDEALALFAPSTLEGVVRLGVTEQASLPQLAPILARFARQHGNVDVQVVVEQSQALRQSLVQGDLDLALHQDFSHALSAEDHLLWSERLHWCVPAGWQYTPDATVSLVTYGPGCFYGSLAQDRLQAAGIRCKVAVQCPYSDGVLSAISAGLGIGIVAGGNIDLRVETGRAFQRSMPLPEVANVLRYSQRKHDPILQALQQMLAQALTRTPEVAGVQG; encoded by the coding sequence ATGAACCAGCGATTGCCAATCGATGTGTTGCGGGCGTTGCGCAGCATCGTTGAACTGGGAAGTGTCACGCGGGCGGCGGAAAGCCTGAATCTCAGTCAGTCAGCGGTCAGTTGGAAGATCAAACGCCTGGAGAAACAGCTGGGCCGCGATCTGATTCGCCGGGAGGGCCAACGCCTGGTGGCGACCAACGAAGGCGCTGAGCTGCTGATTCATGCGCGGCGCATTCTCAATTCCCACGATGAAGCGCTGGCGCTGTTTGCTCCGTCGACGCTGGAAGGCGTGGTTCGCTTGGGGGTCACCGAACAGGCATCACTGCCGCAACTCGCGCCGATTTTGGCCCGGTTCGCCAGGCAACACGGCAACGTCGATGTCCAGGTCGTGGTCGAGCAGAGTCAGGCCTTGCGTCAGTCCCTTGTGCAGGGCGATCTGGATCTGGCACTGCATCAGGATTTTTCCCACGCGTTGAGCGCCGAGGATCACCTGTTGTGGAGCGAGCGCCTGCACTGGTGTGTGCCGGCCGGATGGCAATACACGCCTGATGCCACGGTGTCGTTGGTGACTTATGGACCGGGATGTTTTTACGGCAGCCTGGCGCAAGACCGACTGCAAGCGGCGGGCATACGTTGCAAGGTGGCGGTGCAGTGCCCGTATTCGGATGGCGTGCTTTCGGCGATTTCGGCCGGCTTGGGCATCGGGATCGTGGCCGGGGGCAATATTGACCTGCGCGTCGAAACAGGTCGGGCGTTCCAGCGCAGCATGCCGCTGCCGGAAGTCGCCAACGTGTTGCGCTACAGCCAGCGCAAGCACGATCCGATCCTCCAGGCATTGCAGCAGATGTTGGCGCAGGCGTTGACGCGAACCCCTGAAGTCGCAGGGGTGCAAGGCTGA
- a CDS encoding gamma-glutamyl-gamma-aminobutyrate hydrolase family protein, with protein sequence MSRLPLIGVTACNKQIGHHAYHISGDKYVRAVAVAAKGLPLILPALGPLLDPAEILASLDGLLFTGSPSNVEPWHYSGPASAPGTEHDPDRDSTTLPLIRAAVAAGVPVLGICRGFQEMNVAFGGSLHQRVHETGTFMDHREPDNEPVEVQYAPSHAMHVQPGGVLAGLGLSSEIQVNSIHGQGIERLAPGLRVEATAPDGLIEAISVEGSEGFALGVQWHPEWQVTSNPDYLAIFQAFGDACRKRAIERDADASHNS encoded by the coding sequence ATGTCTCGCCTGCCACTGATCGGCGTCACCGCCTGCAACAAGCAGATCGGTCACCATGCCTATCACATCAGCGGCGACAAATATGTCCGTGCGGTAGCCGTGGCGGCCAAAGGCCTGCCCCTGATTCTGCCTGCGCTCGGACCCTTGCTTGATCCCGCCGAAATTCTCGCCAGCCTTGATGGACTGCTGTTCACCGGCTCGCCTTCCAATGTCGAACCCTGGCACTACAGTGGTCCTGCCAGCGCTCCGGGTACGGAGCACGATCCTGATCGCGACAGCACCACCTTACCGCTTATTCGTGCCGCCGTGGCAGCTGGTGTTCCTGTTTTGGGCATTTGCCGCGGATTTCAGGAGATGAATGTGGCCTTCGGCGGCAGTCTGCATCAGCGTGTTCACGAAACCGGAACCTTCATGGACCATCGTGAACCGGACAACGAACCTGTCGAAGTGCAGTACGCGCCGAGCCACGCAATGCATGTTCAACCAGGCGGCGTATTGGCCGGGCTTGGGTTGTCCAGCGAGATCCAGGTCAATTCCATTCACGGGCAAGGCATTGAGCGTCTGGCGCCGGGCTTGCGCGTGGAGGCAACGGCGCCGGACGGCCTGATTGAAGCCATTTCGGTTGAAGGCAGCGAAGGATTCGCGCTGGGTGTGCAATGGCATCCCGAGTGGCAGGTGACTTCCAATCCGGATTATCTGGCGATCTTTCAGGCGTTTGGCGATGCCTGTCGAAAACGAGCGATTGAACGCGACGCCGATGCGTCACACAACTCCTGA
- a CDS encoding alpha/beta hydrolase, translated as MNAISNLLNQHVIIEGRRIATGIHGEGLPVVLLHGTPAHSFIWRNVAPLLVEAGFKVHLFDLLGFGASEFPRDQDTSIAMQRLLLEQLLDHWDLPNAHLIAHDIGGATALRLAIEAPQRVRSLTIADICSYDSWPSITWRDIRDHHADYAAADAEQHRVLMTRQLSMAVFNKSVMQGEVLEHYLAPITGLIGQVSFYKNQVAHYNARYTEDHAERLPELRVPTQILWGANDEWQSVTYAHRLHSDIPGSTLHILESAGHFLMEDAPNEFAAKAIAFIHSQA; from the coding sequence ATGAACGCTATTTCGAATCTGCTCAACCAGCACGTCATCATCGAGGGTCGACGCATCGCAACCGGCATTCATGGCGAAGGTTTACCAGTCGTGCTGTTGCACGGCACACCGGCCCATTCGTTTATCTGGCGTAATGTCGCGCCGCTCCTTGTAGAAGCAGGATTCAAGGTGCATTTATTTGACCTGCTCGGCTTCGGCGCCTCGGAATTCCCACGGGACCAGGACACTTCGATCGCAATGCAGCGCCTGTTGCTGGAGCAGCTGCTGGATCATTGGGACCTCCCTAACGCGCACCTCATCGCCCATGACATCGGCGGCGCGACCGCGCTCAGGCTCGCCATCGAAGCACCGCAACGCGTGCGATCACTGACCATTGCCGACATCTGCAGCTATGACTCGTGGCCTTCCATCACCTGGCGCGACATCCGCGACCATCATGCCGACTACGCCGCAGCGGACGCCGAACAGCATCGGGTCTTGATGACCCGGCAACTCAGCATGGCGGTCTTCAACAAGAGCGTCATGCAAGGCGAGGTGCTGGAGCATTATCTGGCGCCGATCACCGGCCTGATCGGTCAGGTCAGCTTCTACAAGAATCAGGTGGCGCACTACAACGCCCGCTACACCGAGGACCATGCCGAACGCCTGCCGGAACTGCGCGTCCCGACGCAAATCCTCTGGGGAGCGAATGATGAATGGCAATCGGTGACTTACGCTCATCGCCTGCACAGCGACATTCCCGGCTCAACCTTACATATCCTCGAAAGTGCCGGGCATTTTCTGATGGAGGACGCGCCGAACGAATTTGCCGCCAAGGCCATTGCGTTTATCCACAGCCAGGCCTGA
- a CDS encoding glutamine synthetase family protein, giving the protein MSVPPRAVQLNEANAFLKEHPEVLYVDLLIADMNGVVRGKRIERTSLHKVYEKGINLPASLFALDINGSTVESTGLGLDIGDADRICYPIPDTLCNEPWQKRPTAQLLMTMHEIEGEPFFADPREVLRQVVSKFDDMGLTICAAFELEFYLIDQENVNGRPQPPRSPISGKRPHSTQVYLIDDLDEYVDCLQDILEGAKEQGIPADAIVKESAPAQFEVNLHHVADPIKACDYAVLLKRLIKNIAYDHEMDTTFMAKPYPGQAGNGLHVHISILDRDGKNIFTSEDPEQNAALRHAIGGVLETLPAQMAFLCPNVNSYRRFGAQFYVPNSPSWGLDNRTVALRVPTGSADAVRLEHRVAGADANPYLLMASVLAGVHHGLTNKIEPPPPVEGNSYEQNEQSLPNNLRDALRELDDSEIMARYIDPKYIDIFVACKESELEEFEHSISDLEYNWYLHTV; this is encoded by the coding sequence ATGTCGGTACCCCCGCGTGCCGTTCAGCTTAACGAAGCGAACGCGTTCCTTAAGGAACATCCTGAGGTTCTGTACGTTGACCTTCTGATTGCAGATATGAATGGTGTGGTGCGCGGCAAGCGCATAGAACGCACCAGCCTCCATAAGGTTTACGAGAAGGGCATCAATCTGCCTGCCTCTTTATTTGCCCTGGATATCAATGGCTCGACGGTGGAAAGCACCGGCCTGGGTCTGGACATCGGTGATGCTGACCGAATCTGTTATCCAATCCCTGACACCCTGTGCAATGAGCCCTGGCAGAAGCGCCCTACTGCGCAACTGTTGATGACCATGCACGAAATCGAAGGTGAACCCTTCTTCGCCGACCCGCGTGAAGTCCTGCGTCAAGTGGTCAGCAAGTTCGATGACATGGGCCTGACGATCTGCGCCGCCTTCGAACTGGAGTTCTACCTGATCGATCAGGAGAACGTGAATGGCCGCCCACAACCGCCACGCTCGCCGATCTCCGGCAAACGCCCGCACTCGACACAGGTCTACCTGATCGACGACCTCGACGAATACGTCGATTGCCTCCAGGACATTCTGGAAGGCGCGAAAGAACAAGGCATTCCGGCTGACGCCATCGTGAAAGAAAGCGCCCCGGCTCAGTTCGAAGTGAACCTGCATCACGTCGCCGACCCGATCAAGGCCTGCGATTACGCAGTACTGCTCAAGCGACTGATCAAGAACATCGCCTACGACCACGAAATGGACACGACCTTCATGGCCAAGCCCTATCCGGGTCAGGCAGGCAATGGTCTTCACGTCCACATCTCGATCCTGGATCGCGATGGCAAGAACATCTTCACCAGCGAGGATCCCGAGCAGAACGCCGCATTACGTCATGCGATCGGCGGTGTGCTCGAGACCCTACCGGCGCAGATGGCGTTCCTTTGCCCGAACGTCAACTCATACCGCCGGTTCGGTGCTCAGTTCTACGTACCGAATTCGCCAAGCTGGGGTCTGGACAACCGGACTGTCGCCTTGCGCGTGCCGACCGGTTCTGCCGATGCAGTGCGTCTGGAACACCGGGTTGCCGGTGCCGATGCCAACCCGTACTTGCTGATGGCTTCGGTCCTGGCAGGTGTGCATCACGGCTTGACCAACAAGATCGAACCGCCGCCGCCCGTCGAAGGCAACTCCTACGAGCAGAACGAACAAAGCCTGCCGAACAACCTGCGCGATGCCCTGCGCGAGCTGGACGACAGTGAAATCATGGCGCGCTATATCGACCCGAAATACATCGATATTTTTGTCGCCTGCAAGGAAAGCGAGCTGGAAGAGTTCGAACACTCCATCTCCGACCTTGAATACAACTGGTATCTGCATACCGTTTAA
- the ssuB gene encoding aliphatic sulfonates ABC transporter ATP-binding protein — translation MSSLKQQQPAHLLRGIPLAVRNLKKTFGSREVLKDIDLHIPAGQFVAVVGRSGCGKSTLLRLLAGLDKPTGGELLAGSGKLVDAREDTRLMFQEARLLPWKKIIDNVGLGLSGDWRSKALEALEAVGLAERADEWPAALSGGQKQRVALARALIHQPRLLLLDEPLGALDALTRIEMQQLIENLWRKHGFTVLLVTHDVSEAVAIADRVILIEEGRIGLDLLVELPRPRVRGSHRLAALETQVLERVLSLPGTPPEPEPVSPLPTQLRWAN, via the coding sequence ATGAGCAGCTTGAAACAGCAACAACCGGCCCATCTGCTGCGCGGCATTCCACTGGCAGTGCGCAACCTGAAGAAAACCTTCGGCAGTCGCGAAGTCCTCAAGGACATCGATCTGCATATTCCGGCCGGGCAATTCGTCGCCGTGGTCGGGCGCAGCGGTTGTGGCAAGAGCACCTTGCTGCGTCTGTTGGCGGGCCTGGATAAACCCACTGGCGGCGAATTGCTGGCCGGTTCGGGCAAGTTGGTCGACGCCCGGGAAGATACCCGTTTGATGTTCCAGGAAGCGCGTTTGCTGCCCTGGAAAAAGATCATCGACAACGTTGGGCTCGGCCTGAGTGGCGACTGGCGCAGCAAGGCGCTGGAAGCCCTCGAAGCGGTGGGGCTGGCCGAGCGCGCCGATGAATGGCCGGCGGCATTGTCCGGCGGGCAAAAGCAACGCGTGGCGCTGGCTCGGGCGTTGATCCATCAACCGCGCCTGTTGCTGTTGGATGAGCCGCTCGGCGCGCTGGATGCCCTGACCCGCATCGAGATGCAGCAGCTGATCGAAAACCTGTGGCGCAAACATGGCTTCACCGTGCTGCTGGTGACTCACGATGTCAGCGAAGCGGTGGCGATTGCCGACCGCGTGATTTTGATCGAAGAAGGGCGCATTGGCCTGGACTTGCTGGTGGAGTTGCCGCGTCCGCGCGTGCGCGGCTCACATCGCCTGGCCGCTCTGGAAACCCAGGTGCTGGAACGCGTCCTGTCCCTGCCCGGCACGCCGCCGGAACCCGAACCTGTTTCACCGCTGCCCACGCAATTGCGCTGGGCTAACTAG
- a CDS encoding glutamine synthetase family protein — MSTNLDQLTDWLKEHKITEVECMIADLTGITRGKISPTNKFIAEKGMRLPESVLLQTVTGDYVDDDIYYELLDPADIDMLCRPDQNAVYLVPWAIEPTAQVIHDTYDKQGNPIELSPRNVLKKVLKLYADRGWQPIVAPEMEFYLTKRSDDPDYPLQPPIGRSGRPETGRQSFSIEAANEFDPLFEDVYDWCELQNLDLDTLIHEDGTAQMEINFRHGDALSLADQILVFKRTMREAALKHDVAATFMAKPMTGEPGSAMHLHQSIIDIKTGKNIFSNEDGTMSELFLHHVGGLQKFIPELLPLFAPNVNSFRRFLPDTSAPVNVEWGEENRTVGLRVPDAGPQNRRVENRLPGADANPYLAIAASLLCGFIGMVEGHNPSAPVVGRGYERRNLRLPLTIEDALERMENSKTIEKYLGKKFIVGYVAVKRAEHENFKRVISSWEREFLLFAV; from the coding sequence ATGAGTACCAACCTCGACCAGCTCACCGATTGGTTGAAAGAACACAAGATCACCGAAGTCGAATGCATGATTGCCGACCTTACCGGGATCACTCGCGGCAAAATCTCACCCACCAACAAATTCATTGCCGAGAAGGGCATGCGCTTGCCGGAGAGCGTATTGCTGCAGACCGTCACGGGTGATTACGTCGACGACGACATTTATTACGAACTGCTCGACCCTGCCGACATCGACATGCTCTGTCGTCCTGACCAGAACGCGGTGTATCTGGTCCCCTGGGCAATCGAGCCCACGGCGCAGGTGATTCACGACACCTACGACAAGCAGGGCAACCCCATCGAGCTGTCGCCGCGCAACGTCTTGAAGAAAGTCCTCAAGCTGTATGCCGATCGAGGCTGGCAGCCGATTGTCGCGCCGGAGATGGAGTTTTACCTGACCAAGCGCAGCGACGACCCGGATTACCCGTTGCAGCCGCCGATTGGTCGCTCCGGTCGCCCGGAAACCGGTCGCCAGTCGTTTTCGATTGAAGCAGCCAACGAGTTCGACCCGCTGTTCGAAGACGTGTACGACTGGTGCGAGCTGCAAAACCTCGATCTGGACACCTTGATTCACGAGGACGGCACCGCGCAGATGGAAATCAACTTCCGTCACGGTGATGCCTTGTCCCTGGCCGACCAGATTCTGGTGTTCAAACGCACCATGCGCGAAGCCGCGCTCAAGCATGATGTGGCCGCCACGTTCATGGCCAAGCCGATGACCGGCGAGCCAGGCAGCGCCATGCATTTGCACCAGAGCATCATCGACATCAAGACCGGCAAGAACATCTTCTCCAACGAAGACGGGACCATGAGCGAGCTGTTCCTGCATCACGTGGGCGGTCTGCAGAAATTCATTCCCGAGCTCTTGCCGCTGTTCGCCCCCAACGTCAATTCATTCCGCCGCTTCCTGCCCGACACCTCGGCGCCGGTCAACGTCGAATGGGGCGAAGAAAACCGCACCGTGGGCCTGCGCGTGCCGGATGCCGGTCCGCAGAACCGTCGCGTGGAAAACCGCTTGCCTGGCGCCGATGCCAACCCTTATCTGGCGATTGCTGCCAGCCTGCTGTGTGGGTTCATTGGCATGGTCGAAGGGCACAATCCAAGCGCGCCGGTGGTCGGGCGTGGTTACGAACGGCGCAACCTGCGTTTGCCGTTGACCATCGAGGACGCGCTGGAGCGGATGGAAAACAGCAAGACCATCGAGAAATACCTCGGCAAGAAATTCATCGTCGGCTACGTTGCCGTCAAACGTGCCGAACACGAAAACTTCAAGCGCGTGATCAGTTCGTGGGAGCGGGAATTCCTGCTCTTCGCCGTCTGA
- a CDS encoding aspartate aminotransferase family protein produces the protein MSSNNPQTREWQALSSEHHLAPFSDYKQLKEVGPRIITRANGVYLWDSEGHKILDGMSGLWCVAIGYGRDELAEAAAKQMRELPYYNLFFMTAHPPVLELAKVISQIAPQGMNHVFFTGSGSEGNDTMLRMVRHYWAIKGQPNKKTIISRVNGYHGSTVAGASLGGMTFMHEQGDLPIPGIVHIPQPYWFGEGGDMSPDEFGVWAAEQLEKKILELGVDNVGAFIAEPIQGAGGVIVPPATYWPKIKEILARYDILFVADEVICGFGRTGEWFGSDFYDLKPDMMTIAKGLTSGYIPMGGLIVRDEIVKVLNEGGDFNHGFTYSGHPVAAAVALENIRILRDEKIVERVKAETAPYLQKRLRELNDHPLVGEVRGVGLLGAIELVKNKTTRERYTGRGAGMICRTFCFDNGLIMRAVGDTMIIAPPLVISFAEIDELIDKARKCLDLTLAKLQS, from the coding sequence ATGAGTTCAAACAACCCGCAAACCCGCGAATGGCAGGCCTTGAGCAGCGAGCATCACCTGGCCCCGTTCAGCGACTACAAACAGCTTAAAGAAGTCGGCCCGCGCATCATCACCCGCGCCAACGGGGTTTATCTCTGGGACAGCGAGGGTCACAAGATTCTCGACGGCATGTCCGGCCTGTGGTGCGTGGCCATCGGCTATGGCCGCGATGAGCTGGCCGAAGCCGCCGCCAAACAGATGCGCGAGCTGCCTTATTACAACCTGTTCTTCATGACCGCCCACCCGCCGGTGCTGGAGTTGGCCAAGGTCATCTCGCAAATTGCCCCGCAAGGCATGAACCACGTGTTCTTCACCGGTTCAGGCTCGGAAGGCAATGACACCATGCTGCGCATGGTTCGCCACTATTGGGCGATCAAGGGCCAGCCGAACAAGAAAACCATTATCAGTCGGGTCAACGGCTATCACGGCTCGACCGTGGCTGGCGCCAGCCTGGGCGGCATGACTTTTATGCACGAGCAGGGCGACCTGCCGATTCCGGGCATCGTGCACATTCCGCAGCCGTACTGGTTCGGCGAGGGTGGCGACATGAGCCCCGACGAGTTCGGTGTCTGGGCCGCCGAGCAGCTGGAAAAGAAAATCCTCGAACTGGGCGTAGATAACGTTGGTGCTTTTATTGCCGAGCCGATCCAGGGTGCCGGTGGCGTGATCGTACCGCCTGCGACCTACTGGCCGAAGATCAAGGAGATCCTCGCCAGGTACGACATTCTGTTTGTCGCCGATGAAGTGATCTGTGGTTTCGGGCGGACCGGCGAATGGTTCGGCAGTGATTTCTATGACCTCAAGCCGGACATGATGACCATCGCCAAAGGCCTGACCTCGGGTTACATCCCCATGGGCGGCCTGATTGTGCGTGATGAAATCGTCAAGGTGCTCAACGAGGGCGGCGACTTCAATCATGGCTTCACTTATTCCGGGCACCCGGTTGCGGCAGCGGTGGCGCTGGAGAACATTCGCATTCTGCGCGACGAGAAGATCGTCGAGCGAGTGAAAGCGGAAACGGCACCGTATTTGCAAAAGCGTTTACGTGAGCTCAACGACCATCCGCTGGTAGGTGAAGTCCGGGGCGTGGGCCTGTTGGGGGCCATCGAGCTGGTCAAGAACAAGACGACTCGCGAGCGTTACACCGGCAGGGGCGCAGGCATGATTTGCCGAACCTTCTGCTTCGACAATGGCCTGATCATGCGGGCAGTTGGCGATACCATGATCATTGCGCCACCGCTGGTGATCAGTTTTGCGGAAATTGATGAGTTGATCGACAAAGCTCGCAAGTGTCTTGATCTGACATTGGCGAAGTTGCAGAGCTAG
- the ssuC gene encoding aliphatic sulfonate ABC transporter permease SsuC, which yields MSLSASQRIVQRLAPWALPILLLAIWQLSVSAGWLSTRILPAPSAVIEAGINLVSSGEIWTHLAISGWRAGVGFAIGGGIGLALGFITGLSKWGERLLDSSVQMIRNIPHLALIPLVILWFGIDETAKVFLVALGTLFPIYLNTYHGIRNIDPALVEMSRSYGLSGFGLFWHVILPGAMPSILVGVRFALGFMWLTLIVAETISASSGIGYLAMNAREFLQTDVVVLAIVLYAVLGKLADLAARGLERVCLRWHPAYQVNKGGAA from the coding sequence ATGAGCCTTAGTGCTTCGCAACGCATCGTCCAGCGCCTCGCGCCCTGGGCATTACCGATCCTGCTGCTGGCGATCTGGCAGCTATCGGTCAGCGCCGGCTGGCTGTCGACCCGCATTCTGCCTGCGCCCAGTGCCGTCATCGAAGCCGGCATCAATCTGGTTTCCAGCGGTGAAATCTGGACACATCTGGCAATCAGCGGCTGGCGCGCCGGGGTCGGTTTCGCCATCGGTGGCGGCATCGGCCTGGCCTTGGGCTTTATCACCGGCCTGTCGAAATGGGGCGAGCGCCTGCTCGACAGTTCGGTGCAGATGATTCGGAACATCCCGCACCTGGCGCTGATTCCATTGGTGATCCTCTGGTTCGGCATCGACGAAACCGCAAAGGTGTTTCTCGTGGCCCTGGGTACCTTGTTCCCGATCTACCTCAACACCTATCACGGCATTCGCAACATCGATCCGGCGCTGGTGGAAATGTCGCGCAGCTATGGGCTGTCCGGCTTTGGCCTGTTCTGGCACGTGATTCTGCCGGGCGCCATGCCTTCGATCCTGGTCGGCGTGCGCTTTGCCCTGGGTTTCATGTGGTTGACCCTGATCGTCGCCGAGACCATTTCCGCGAGTTCCGGCATCGGTTATCTGGCCATGAACGCCCGGGAATTCCTGCAAACCGATGTGGTGGTTCTGGCTATCGTGCTTTACGCGGTGCTGGGCAAGCTGGCGGATCTGGCTGCGCGCGGCCTGGAGCGGGTCTGCCTGCGCTGGCATCCGGCCTATCAAGTGAATAAAGGCGGTGCGGCATGA
- a CDS encoding TetR/AcrR family transcriptional regulator, which yields MTRPATARKPRARSQARIDSILDAARELLATEGVASLSIYSVAERAQIPPSSVYHFFASVPALLEALTADIHAAFRACLQAPIEHAQLSSWRDLSRLVEMRMLDIYNADAAARQLILAQHGLTEINQADRQHDIELGHLMLEVFNRHFQLPVLPDDVDVFALAMELGDRVYARSMQLHDEITPRMAEEGMRVFDAYLGLYLPPFLARRELSKTALSTD from the coding sequence ATGACCCGCCCCGCTACCGCCCGCAAACCTCGTGCACGCAGTCAGGCCCGGATCGATTCGATCCTTGATGCCGCACGCGAGCTGCTGGCGACTGAAGGTGTGGCAAGTCTGTCGATCTACAGCGTCGCCGAACGGGCGCAGATTCCGCCGTCGTCGGTTTATCACTTCTTCGCCAGCGTCCCGGCCCTGCTTGAAGCGCTGACTGCCGATATCCACGCCGCCTTTCGCGCCTGCCTGCAAGCGCCTATCGAACATGCACAACTGAGCAGCTGGCGCGATCTTTCCCGACTGGTCGAAATGCGTATGCTGGACATCTACAACGCTGACGCCGCCGCTCGCCAACTGATCCTCGCCCAGCACGGCCTTACAGAAATCAACCAGGCCGACCGCCAGCACGACATCGAACTGGGTCACCTGATGCTGGAAGTCTTCAATCGCCACTTCCAGTTGCCAGTCCTGCCCGACGACGTTGATGTGTTTGCCCTGGCGATGGAACTGGGCGACCGGGTTTACGCACGGTCGATGCAACTGCACGACGAGATCACACCGCGCATGGCCGAAGAAGGCATGCGCGTGTTTGATGCGTATCTGGGTTTGTATCTGCCGCCCTTCCTTGCGCGCAGAGAGCTGTCGAAAACAGCGCTTTCGACGGATTAA
- a CDS encoding TOBE domain-containing protein: MTIKAINVRNQFKGTIKEIVEGDVLSEIDVQTASGIVTSVITTRSVKELELVVGSEVIAFVKSTEVSIAKL; this comes from the coding sequence ATGACTATCAAGGCCATCAACGTTCGCAACCAGTTCAAAGGCACCATCAAGGAAATCGTCGAAGGCGACGTGCTTTCCGAAATCGACGTGCAAACCGCGTCCGGCATCGTGACCTCCGTAATCACTACCCGCTCGGTCAAAGAGCTGGAGCTGGTGGTGGGCAGCGAAGTTATCGCGTTCGTGAAATCCACCGAGGTTTCCATCGCCAAGCTGTGA
- a CDS encoding polyamine ABC transporter substrate-binding protein, which yields MKKFGKTLLALSLMGVVAAAAQADDKVLHVYNWSDYIAPDTISKFEAESGIKVVYDVFDSNETLEAKLLAGKSGYDIVVPSNNFLAKQIKAGVYQELDKSKLPNYKNLNTALLKAVSVSDPDNKHAFPYMWGSIGIGFNPDKVKAALGADAPTNSWDLLFKPENAAKLKSCGISFLDSPTEMLPIALHYLGYPTDSQDKKQLAEAEALFLKVRPSIGYFHSSKYISDLANGNICVAVGYSGDVYQAKSRAEEAGGKVKVSYNIPKEGAGSFYDMVAIPKDAENVEGAYKFMNFLMKPEIMAEITNEVHFPNGNEASTPLVNKDITSDPGVYPPADVLAKLYAIADLPAATQRIMTRSWTKIKSGK from the coding sequence ATGAAAAAATTTGGCAAGACCCTCCTGGCACTGTCCCTGATGGGCGTTGTGGCCGCCGCCGCTCAGGCTGATGACAAAGTGCTACACGTGTACAACTGGTCCGATTACATCGCGCCGGACACCATTTCCAAATTCGAAGCAGAGTCGGGCATCAAAGTCGTCTACGACGTGTTCGACAGCAACGAAACCCTCGAAGCCAAGCTGCTGGCCGGTAAATCCGGTTACGACATCGTCGTGCCGTCGAACAACTTCCTCGCCAAGCAGATCAAGGCCGGCGTTTATCAGGAGCTGGACAAGTCCAAGCTCCCTAACTACAAAAACCTGAATACCGCGCTGCTCAAGGCCGTATCGGTCAGCGACCCGGACAACAAACACGCTTTCCCGTACATGTGGGGCTCGATAGGCATCGGCTTCAACCCGGACAAGGTCAAGGCTGCGTTGGGTGCCGATGCGCCGACCAACTCCTGGGACTTGCTGTTCAAGCCTGAGAACGCTGCCAAGCTGAAATCCTGTGGCATCAGCTTCCTCGATTCGCCAACCGAAATGCTGCCGATTGCCCTGCATTACCTGGGTTATCCAACCGACTCCCAGGACAAGAAGCAGCTAGCCGAAGCCGAAGCGCTGTTCCTGAAAGTTCGTCCATCGATTGGTTACTTCCATTCCTCCAAGTACATCTCCGACCTGGCCAACGGCAACATCTGCGTAGCGGTCGGTTATTCGGGCGACGTTTACCAGGCCAAATCCCGGGCTGAAGAAGCCGGTGGCAAGGTCAAGGTCAGCTACAACATTCCTAAAGAAGGTGCTGGCAGCTTCTACGACATGGTCGCCATTCCCAAGGATGCCGAAAACGTCGAAGGCGCCTACAAGTTCATGAACTTCCTGATGAAGCCGGAAATCATGGCCGAAATCACCAACGAAGTGCATTTCCCGAACGGCAACGAAGCGTCGACCCCATTGGTCAACAAAGACATCACCAGCGACCCGGGCGTTTACCCGCCAGCTGATGTGTTGGCGAAACTGTACGCCATCGCCGATTTGCCAGCAGCGACCCAGCGGATCATGACCCGTAGCTGGACCAAGATTAAATCGGGTAAGTAA